In a genomic window of Aeromonas veronii:
- the ppiD gene encoding peptidylprolyl isomerase: protein MMLDKLREGAQGKVAKVILGLIILSFALAGVGSYLNGPARTAPATVNGTEISAAALENAYRNERARMESQMGEAFSQLAANPDYMKQFRRGVLDRLIDQALLDSKARELGLRISDEQIKQAIVAMPEFAENGKFNNDRYLQLIRRAGMTPEMFRDSLRQDMVRQQLMGALMGTEFALKGEAEQLDKLYNQTRDLRLVRLAAANYVDDVQVSDNELEQYYKTNGARFMNDEQVKVDYLLLDAANLAKDIKVTEQDAQDYYDQHQDLFQRAERRHVAHILIPFGKDEKAAEQKAEAVLAKAKAGDDFAALAKADSSDTFSAKKGGELDWFEKGVMDPAFEKAAFALNKAGDLSTVVKSPFGFHIIKLLGIEAAQTKPFADVKEETITRLQADKAKELFFAEQQKMADSSFENPDSLDLTAEAMGMKVQSSDYFTQASAPAPLNDPKVLSVVFSEQLRDNNTNSDVIELADGKALVLHITGHQPKAVKPLAEVKEQVIAAIKHDKAGEVARGKAQGLLDKLKVGESITADLDALGLKVESHKGVARFDRELDQNLIAQAFTLPHPIDGKPSVALVAETNGDRVVVALDKVNVPAAASGMAAMLQGQLGQGKAQVSYKSLIDELRKAAKIEYFTSVEATVE from the coding sequence ATGATGTTGGATAAACTACGCGAAGGGGCGCAGGGCAAGGTAGCCAAGGTTATTTTGGGTCTGATCATCCTCTCCTTTGCCTTGGCTGGTGTAGGTAGTTACCTGAACGGCCCGGCCCGTACCGCCCCCGCTACCGTCAATGGCACCGAGATCAGTGCTGCCGCACTGGAAAATGCCTACCGTAACGAGCGGGCCCGCATGGAATCCCAGATGGGAGAGGCATTCAGCCAGCTGGCCGCGAACCCCGATTACATGAAACAGTTCCGCCGTGGCGTGCTGGATCGGCTGATCGATCAAGCGTTGCTGGATAGCAAGGCCCGTGAACTGGGTCTGCGCATCAGCGACGAGCAGATCAAGCAAGCCATCGTGGCCATGCCCGAGTTTGCCGAGAACGGCAAGTTCAACAATGACCGCTACCTGCAGCTCATTCGTCGTGCCGGCATGACGCCCGAAATGTTCCGTGACTCTCTGCGTCAGGACATGGTGCGTCAACAGCTGATGGGCGCCCTGATGGGCACCGAATTCGCCCTCAAGGGTGAAGCGGAGCAGCTCGACAAGCTCTACAACCAGACTCGCGATCTGCGTCTGGTGCGTCTGGCTGCCGCCAACTATGTGGATGATGTTCAGGTCTCCGACAACGAGCTGGAACAGTACTACAAGACCAATGGCGCCCGTTTCATGAACGATGAGCAGGTCAAGGTCGACTATCTGCTGCTGGACGCCGCCAACCTTGCCAAAGATATCAAGGTCACCGAGCAGGATGCCCAGGATTACTACGATCAGCACCAGGATCTGTTCCAGCGTGCCGAGCGTCGTCATGTGGCTCATATCCTGATCCCGTTTGGCAAGGACGAGAAAGCGGCCGAGCAGAAAGCAGAAGCCGTGCTGGCCAAAGCCAAGGCGGGTGATGATTTCGCTGCGCTGGCCAAGGCTGACTCTTCCGATACCTTCTCTGCCAAAAAAGGCGGCGAGCTCGACTGGTTCGAGAAAGGGGTGATGGATCCGGCCTTCGAGAAAGCCGCGTTTGCCCTGAACAAGGCCGGCGACCTCTCCACTGTGGTGAAGAGCCCGTTCGGTTTCCACATCATCAAGCTGTTGGGTATTGAAGCTGCCCAGACCAAGCCGTTTGCCGATGTGAAGGAAGAGACCATCACCCGTCTGCAAGCTGACAAGGCCAAGGAGCTGTTCTTCGCTGAGCAGCAGAAGATGGCTGACAGCAGCTTCGAAAACCCGGACTCGCTGGACTTGACCGCCGAGGCCATGGGGATGAAGGTACAATCTTCCGATTACTTCACCCAGGCGAGCGCTCCCGCTCCGCTGAACGATCCCAAGGTGCTCTCCGTGGTGTTTTCTGAGCAACTGCGCGATAACAACACCAACTCCGATGTGATCGAGCTGGCGGATGGCAAGGCGCTGGTGCTGCACATCACCGGTCACCAGCCGAAGGCCGTCAAGCCGTTGGCTGAAGTGAAAGAGCAGGTGATTGCCGCCATCAAGCATGACAAGGCCGGTGAAGTGGCCCGTGGCAAGGCTCAGGGCCTGCTGGACAAGCTGAAGGTCGGTGAGAGCATCACTGCCGATCTGGATGCACTCGGTCTGAAAGTGGAGAGCCACAAAGGGGTTGCCCGCTTCGATCGCGAACTGGATCAGAACCTGATTGCCCAGGCGTTCACACTGCCCCATCCGATCGACGGCAAGCCGAGCGTGGCACTGGTTGCCGAGACCAATGGTGACCGCGTGGTGGTTGCACTGGACAAGGTTAACGTCCCGGCCGCCGCATCCGGCATGGCCGCTATGCTGCAAGGTCAGCTGGGTCAGGGCAAAGCTCAGGTGAGCTACAAGTCGCTGATCGACGAGCTGCGCAAAGCGGCCAAGATCGAGTACTTCACCAGTGTGGAAGCGACCGTCGAGTAA
- a CDS encoding ABC-F family ATPase has translation MLSSNNITMQFGAKPLFENINVKFGGGNRYGLIGANGCGKSTFMKILGGDLEPSGGNVSLDVNERIGKLRQDQFAYEDTRVLDVVMMGHTELWAAIAERDAIYANLEATDDDYMKAAELEGLVAEYDGYTAEARAGQLLLGAGIPIEQHNGPMSEVAPGWKLRVLLAQALFSNPDILLLDEPTNNLDINTIRWLEQVLNDRESTMIIISHDRHFLNSVCTHMADLDYGELRVYPGNYDDYMLAATQARERLLADNAKKKAQIADLQSFVSRFSANASKSSQATSRLKQIDKIKIEEVKVSSRQNPFIRFEQEKKLYRNILEIEGVSKGYGEAPLFKGLNMMLEVGEKVAILGTNGIGKSTLIKTLVGELAPDTGTIKWSENAQIGYYAQDHAEDFNTDLNVFDWMAQWKQENEDEQAVRSILGRLLFTQDDIKKPVKVLSGGEQGRMLFGKLMMQRPNILIMDEPTNHLDMESIESLNLALEMYKGTLIFVSHDREFVSSLATRILELSEDGIRDFGGTYEDYLRTQGVV, from the coding sequence TTGTTAAGCAGCAATAACATCACCATGCAATTCGGCGCCAAGCCGCTGTTCGAGAACATCAACGTCAAGTTTGGCGGCGGCAACCGCTATGGCCTTATTGGCGCCAACGGCTGTGGCAAGTCCACCTTTATGAAGATCCTCGGCGGCGATCTTGAGCCCAGCGGCGGTAATGTGAGCCTGGACGTCAATGAGCGCATCGGTAAGCTGCGCCAGGATCAGTTCGCCTACGAAGATACCCGTGTCCTGGACGTGGTCATGATGGGTCACACCGAGCTGTGGGCGGCCATTGCCGAACGCGATGCCATCTACGCAAACCTCGAAGCGACCGATGACGACTACATGAAGGCTGCCGAGCTGGAAGGGCTGGTCGCCGAGTATGACGGCTACACCGCCGAAGCGCGTGCCGGTCAGTTGCTGCTGGGTGCCGGTATTCCTATCGAACAGCACAACGGCCCGATGAGTGAAGTGGCCCCGGGCTGGAAACTGCGGGTGCTGCTGGCACAAGCGCTGTTCTCCAACCCCGATATCCTGCTGCTGGACGAACCGACCAACAACCTGGATATCAACACCATCCGCTGGCTGGAGCAGGTGCTCAACGATCGTGAAAGCACCATGATCATCATCTCTCACGACCGTCACTTCCTGAACTCCGTCTGTACTCACATGGCGGATCTGGACTACGGCGAGCTGCGCGTCTATCCGGGCAACTATGATGACTACATGCTGGCCGCCACCCAGGCGCGCGAGCGTCTGCTGGCCGACAACGCCAAGAAGAAGGCCCAGATCGCCGATCTGCAATCCTTCGTCTCCCGTTTCAGTGCCAACGCATCCAAGTCCAGCCAGGCAACCTCCCGCCTCAAGCAGATCGACAAGATCAAGATTGAGGAAGTGAAGGTCTCCAGCCGTCAGAACCCCTTCATCCGCTTCGAGCAGGAGAAGAAGCTCTACCGCAACATCCTGGAAATCGAAGGGGTATCCAAAGGCTACGGTGAGGCGCCCCTGTTCAAGGGCCTCAACATGATGCTGGAAGTGGGCGAGAAGGTCGCCATTCTGGGTACCAACGGTATCGGTAAATCGACCCTGATCAAGACCCTGGTCGGAGAGTTGGCGCCGGATACCGGCACCATCAAGTGGTCCGAGAATGCCCAGATCGGCTACTACGCCCAGGATCACGCCGAAGACTTCAACACCGATCTCAATGTGTTTGACTGGATGGCCCAGTGGAAACAGGAGAACGAAGATGAGCAGGCGGTTCGCTCTATCCTCGGTCGTCTGCTGTTCACTCAGGACGATATCAAAAAGCCGGTCAAGGTACTCTCCGGTGGTGAGCAGGGCCGCATGCTGTTCGGCAAGCTGATGATGCAGCGCCCCAACATCCTGATCATGGATGAGCCGACCAACCACCTGGACATGGAATCTATCGAATCCTTGAACCTGGCCCTCGAGATGTACAAGGGCACCCTGATCTTCGTCTCCCACGACCGCGAATTCGTCTCCTCCCTGGCGACCCGCATCCTGGAGCTGAGCGAAGACGGTATCCGCGACTTCGGCGGTACCTACGAGGATTACCTGCGCACCCAGGGCGTGGTTTAA
- a CDS encoding cation acetate symporter, which yields MSAKSIKGKWLLLASLASSPLLAADALTGEVQRQPLNVSAIVMFVVFVAATLFITYWASKRNRSASDYYAAGGRITGFQNGLAIAGDYMSAASFLGISALVYTSGYDGLIYSIGFLVGWPIILFLIAERLRNLGKYTFADVASYRLKQTEVRTLSACGSLVVVALYLIAQMVGAGKLIELLFGLQYHVAVVLVGILMVLYVLFGGMLATTWVQIIKAVMLLSGASFMAIMVMKSVNFDIGALFSEAVKVHEKGIAIMSPGGLVADPVSAISLGLALMFGTAGLPHILMRFFTVSDAKEARKSVFYATGFIGYFYILTFIIGFGAILLVSTNPAFKDATGALLGGTNMAAVHLANAVGGSLFLGFISAVAFATILAVVAGLTLAGASAVSHDLYASVLKKGKANETDELRVSKMTTLVLGVVAIGLGILFEKQNIAFMVGLAFSIAASCNFPVLFLSMFWSRLTTRGAVYGGWLGLVSAVTLMILGPTVWVKVLGHAQAIFPYEYPALFSMGLAFAGIWFFSITDSSQNAADEHAKFLPQFVRSQTGLGASGATSH from the coding sequence ATGAGCGCAAAAAGCATCAAAGGCAAGTGGCTGCTGTTGGCCTCACTGGCCTCCTCCCCCCTGCTGGCAGCAGATGCACTGACCGGCGAGGTACAACGTCAACCCCTCAATGTGTCGGCCATCGTGATGTTTGTGGTCTTTGTGGCAGCCACCCTGTTCATCACCTACTGGGCCTCCAAGCGCAACCGCTCGGCTTCCGACTACTATGCGGCTGGTGGCCGTATCACCGGTTTCCAGAATGGTCTGGCCATCGCCGGTGACTATATGTCCGCTGCCTCCTTCCTCGGGATCTCCGCGCTGGTCTACACCTCCGGCTACGATGGCCTGATTTACTCCATCGGTTTTCTGGTGGGCTGGCCCATCATTCTGTTCCTGATCGCGGAGCGGCTGCGCAACCTCGGCAAATACACCTTCGCTGATGTCGCCTCCTATCGCCTCAAGCAGACTGAAGTGCGCACCCTCTCCGCCTGCGGTTCACTGGTGGTGGTCGCCCTCTACCTGATCGCCCAGATGGTCGGTGCCGGCAAGCTGATCGAGCTGCTGTTTGGCCTGCAATACCATGTGGCCGTGGTGCTGGTCGGTATCCTGATGGTGCTCTACGTGCTGTTTGGCGGCATGCTGGCCACCACCTGGGTGCAGATCATCAAGGCTGTGATGCTGCTCTCCGGTGCCAGTTTCATGGCCATCATGGTCATGAAATCGGTCAACTTCGATATCGGCGCCCTGTTTAGCGAAGCGGTCAAGGTGCACGAGAAAGGGATCGCCATCATGAGCCCGGGTGGTCTGGTCGCTGACCCCGTCTCCGCCATCTCGCTCGGTCTGGCATTGATGTTCGGTACCGCCGGTCTGCCCCATATCCTGATGCGTTTCTTCACCGTGAGTGACGCCAAGGAAGCGCGTAAATCTGTGTTCTACGCCACCGGCTTTATCGGTTACTTCTACATCCTCACCTTCATCATTGGCTTTGGCGCCATCCTGCTGGTCAGTACCAATCCGGCCTTCAAAGACGCCACCGGCGCCCTGCTGGGCGGCACCAACATGGCCGCTGTTCATCTGGCCAATGCGGTGGGTGGCAGCCTGTTCCTCGGCTTCATCTCTGCCGTAGCGTTTGCCACCATTCTGGCGGTCGTTGCCGGATTGACCCTGGCGGGTGCCTCTGCGGTCTCCCATGACCTCTATGCCAGCGTGCTGAAGAAGGGCAAGGCCAACGAGACCGATGAACTGCGCGTCTCCAAGATGACCACCTTGGTGCTGGGTGTGGTGGCCATTGGTCTGGGGATCCTGTTCGAGAAGCAGAACATCGCCTTCATGGTGGGTCTGGCCTTCTCCATCGCCGCCAGCTGCAACTTCCCGGTGCTGTTCCTCTCCATGTTCTGGTCACGCCTGACCACCCGTGGCGCCGTCTACGGTGGCTGGCTGGGATTGGTGAGCGCGGTGACTCTGATGATTCTGGGCCCGACCGTGTGGGTGAAAGTGCTGGGCCATGCCCAGGCTATTTTCCCCTACGAATACCCTGCCCTCTTCTCCATGGGCTTGGCCTTCGCCGGTATCTGGTTCTTCTCCATCACCGACAGCTCCCAGAACGCCGCTGACGAGCATGCCAAGTTCCTGCCGCAGTTTGTTCGCTCCCAGACCGGGCTGGGTGCCTCTGGCGCCACCTCCCACTGA
- a CDS encoding DUF485 domain-containing protein — protein sequence MEQQSYLRIQQDPNFQELVAKRQRFAWALSALMLGLYLAFILLIAFAPGWLGTPLSDSTTVTRGIPVGVGLILSSFVLTGIYVFRANGEFDELNQKILKGVLS from the coding sequence ATGGAACAGCAAAGCTACCTGAGGATCCAGCAAGATCCCAACTTCCAGGAGCTGGTCGCCAAGCGCCAGCGTTTTGCCTGGGCCCTCTCGGCTCTGATGCTGGGACTCTACCTGGCGTTTATTCTGCTCATCGCCTTTGCCCCCGGTTGGCTGGGCACCCCGCTCAGTGACAGCACCACCGTCACCCGTGGCATTCCGGTCGGGGTGGGACTGATCCTCTCCTCTTTCGTGCTGACCGGCATCTATGTGTTTCGGGCCAACGGCGAGTTTGACGAGCTGAATCAGAAGATCCTCAAGGGAGTACTGTCATGA
- a CDS encoding 3'-5' exonuclease has product MLSRARRYWYGRAFRTGEFAPLFATPPKDERIALDFETTSLDPEQAEIVSIGAVRIQGKRLLTGEALAIKVQPPASLTGQSVVIHGLRHQDLQQGMTLEAALRLLLTFIGPRELVGYHIAYDLRILNLACQKLWGLTLPQRGIEVSQLYHDHLYRRYPDAAIDLHLSAICSHLELPPLPAHDALADATTAALIYLRLTCGSPLAYPKV; this is encoded by the coding sequence ATGTTGAGCCGCGCTCGACGCTACTGGTATGGCCGTGCGTTCCGAACTGGCGAGTTCGCACCGCTCTTTGCCACCCCACCGAAAGATGAACGGATCGCCCTCGATTTCGAGACCACCAGTCTTGATCCCGAGCAGGCCGAGATCGTCTCCATCGGGGCGGTGCGCATTCAGGGTAAACGGCTGCTGACTGGCGAGGCACTCGCCATCAAGGTGCAGCCACCGGCCAGCCTGACCGGCCAATCGGTGGTGATCCACGGTCTGCGCCATCAGGATCTGCAACAGGGGATGACGCTGGAGGCGGCGCTGCGCTTACTTCTGACCTTTATCGGCCCGCGTGAACTGGTGGGCTATCACATCGCCTACGACCTGCGTATTCTCAATCTCGCCTGCCAGAAATTGTGGGGATTGACCCTGCCCCAGCGAGGTATAGAGGTGAGCCAGCTCTATCACGACCACCTCTATCGCCGCTATCCCGATGCGGCCATCGACCTGCACTTGAGTGCCATCTGCAGCCATCTTGAACTGCCCCCCCTGCCCGCCCACGATGCCCTTGCCGATGCCACCACGGCCGCGCTCATCTATCTGCGCCTGACCTGCGGCTCGCCGCTGGCTTATCCCAAAGTCTAA
- a CDS encoding DUF294 nucleotidyltransferase-like domain-containing protein: protein MSTLFNFARPPFDRLDEEARERLSRHLSLCYFRAGDLLLKEGDEPPGLYLIIKGAVEESAPHHPFGDYGVDDLFDVRAQFDGRCRHRFTALEDCLCQLIPRHTFLALCEQDPQFASYFTANLAERQRQQEQREQLGQKNLAEFILTRIEPGHLQAPLIVDSKLSLLAATEAMVSKGTDCLLYPAHDGSLTLATRKTLLHALTLKGLPLTATLSVLTPTPLIGLPLESYLFDALLLMTRHRIKRLVVWRGNEVAGILQLTQVLGLFSTHSHVLTLRIARADSLPALEAVAREQQQLTRSLFAQGIHTAFLMKLIATINEQLIAKAFALVIPPEVQDNVCLLMLGSEGRGEQLLKTDQDNALILPEGLAWPTQEADLAAFSNLLERLGYPLCPGLVMVNNPAWVKTGSEWQSAIASACTTAKEDELLWLATLADAHPIAGDRQLHLPVARALREQLADRRDLLAEMVRPAVAFHAPLTLFGRLEQPPEGLDLKRGGLFPLVHGIRMLALEGGILETSTLGRIDALVAAERLSADYGSNLAEAFRLFIRLRLRSQLKGGNSRVQTQDLSHSERDLLRQALHQVKKFQQWLTLHFRLRQ from the coding sequence ATGTCAACCCTGTTCAATTTTGCCAGACCACCGTTCGACCGACTGGACGAGGAGGCGCGCGAGCGGCTCTCCCGTCACCTCTCGCTCTGCTATTTTCGGGCCGGGGATCTGCTGCTCAAGGAGGGGGACGAGCCTCCCGGCCTCTATCTCATCATCAAGGGGGCGGTGGAAGAGTCGGCCCCTCACCACCCGTTTGGTGATTACGGGGTCGATGATCTGTTCGATGTGCGCGCCCAGTTTGACGGCCGTTGCCGCCACCGCTTCACCGCGCTGGAAGACTGCCTCTGCCAGCTCATCCCTCGCCACACCTTTCTGGCGCTCTGTGAGCAGGATCCGCAGTTTGCCAGCTACTTCACAGCCAATCTGGCCGAGCGCCAGCGCCAGCAGGAGCAACGCGAACAACTGGGTCAGAAGAATCTGGCGGAATTTATCCTGACCCGCATCGAACCCGGCCATCTGCAAGCACCGCTTATCGTCGACAGCAAGCTGTCACTGCTGGCGGCGACCGAAGCCATGGTGAGCAAGGGGACCGATTGCCTGCTCTACCCGGCTCATGACGGCTCCCTCACGCTGGCAACCCGCAAGACCTTGCTCCACGCCCTGACCCTCAAGGGATTGCCGCTGACGGCCACCCTCTCGGTGCTGACCCCCACCCCCCTGATTGGTCTGCCGCTGGAGAGCTATCTGTTTGATGCCCTGTTGCTGATGACCCGCCATCGCATCAAGCGACTGGTGGTGTGGCGTGGCAACGAGGTGGCTGGCATCTTGCAACTGACTCAGGTGTTGGGGCTTTTCTCGACCCACTCCCACGTGCTGACCCTGCGCATCGCCCGCGCCGACAGCCTGCCGGCACTGGAGGCGGTGGCCCGCGAACAGCAACAATTGACCCGTTCGCTGTTTGCCCAGGGGATCCACACCGCCTTTTTGATGAAGCTGATCGCCACCATCAACGAACAGCTGATCGCCAAAGCCTTTGCGCTGGTGATCCCCCCCGAGGTGCAGGATAACGTCTGTCTGTTGATGCTGGGCTCGGAGGGGCGCGGCGAGCAGCTCCTCAAAACCGACCAGGACAACGCCCTGATCCTGCCAGAGGGGCTGGCATGGCCCACCCAAGAGGCCGATCTGGCGGCCTTCAGCAACCTGCTGGAGCGGCTCGGCTACCCGCTCTGCCCCGGGCTGGTAATGGTGAACAATCCGGCCTGGGTGAAAACGGGCAGCGAGTGGCAAAGCGCCATTGCCAGCGCCTGCACCACGGCAAAGGAGGATGAGCTGCTGTGGCTCGCCACCCTGGCCGATGCTCACCCCATAGCAGGGGACCGTCAGCTCCATCTGCCGGTTGCCAGAGCGCTGCGCGAGCAGTTGGCGGACAGGCGGGATCTGCTGGCGGAGATGGTGCGACCGGCGGTGGCCTTCCATGCCCCGCTCACCCTGTTTGGCCGGCTGGAGCAGCCACCGGAAGGGCTGGATCTGAAACGGGGCGGCCTGTTCCCGCTGGTACATGGCATCCGTATGCTGGCCCTTGAAGGGGGCATACTGGAGACCTCGACCCTGGGGCGTATCGATGCACTGGTGGCCGCCGAGCGGCTCAGTGCCGACTATGGCAGCAATCTGGCGGAGGCGTTCCGGCTCTTTATCCGGCTGAGGCTGCGCAGCCAACTCAAGGGCGGCAACAGCCGGGTGCAGACACAGGATCTCAGCCACAGCGAGCGGGATCTGCTGCGCCAGGCGCTGCATCAGGTGAAGAAATTCCAGCAGTGGCTCACCTTGCACTTTCGTCTGAGACAATAG
- a CDS encoding crotonase/enoyl-CoA hydratase family protein, which translates to MEKPRIKCEIHDGIAEVMLTRGDKLNALDRAMFSAIDETLTQLAQHKGLRAVILHGEGRAFCAGLDVKSMLRQPVAALDILKREADEATNLAQRVAYGWHQLPVPVIAVTQGVCFGGGLQIALGADFRFSTPDCRFSVMEIKWGIIPDMSGSVTMRNLMGLDTAMELAMSGRELDAVEAKSLGMVSRVCADPLVEAREFARTLITKSPDALAGIKQLYSQAWARSDEAMLKEETRLQKQILGRPNQWRATLNSLFRWRLPFGPRRNPL; encoded by the coding sequence ATGGAAAAACCAAGGATCAAGTGCGAGATCCACGACGGGATTGCCGAAGTGATGCTGACGCGGGGGGATAAACTCAATGCGCTGGACCGCGCCATGTTTAGCGCCATTGACGAGACGCTGACGCAACTCGCTCAGCACAAGGGGCTGCGGGCGGTGATCCTACACGGCGAGGGGCGGGCCTTCTGCGCAGGGCTGGATGTTAAATCGATGCTGAGACAGCCGGTAGCGGCGCTCGATATTCTCAAGCGCGAGGCGGACGAAGCGACCAATCTGGCCCAGCGGGTCGCCTATGGCTGGCACCAGCTGCCGGTGCCGGTGATTGCGGTGACCCAAGGGGTCTGTTTTGGCGGTGGCTTGCAGATTGCGCTCGGCGCCGATTTTCGCTTCAGCACCCCCGATTGCCGCTTCTCGGTGATGGAGATCAAGTGGGGCATCATTCCCGACATGAGTGGCAGCGTCACCATGCGCAACCTGATGGGTCTGGATACCGCCATGGAGCTGGCCATGAGCGGGCGCGAGCTGGATGCCGTCGAGGCGAAATCCCTCGGGATGGTAAGCCGGGTCTGCGCCGATCCGCTGGTGGAGGCGCGGGAGTTTGCCCGCACCCTCATCACCAAGTCGCCCGATGCGCTGGCGGGGATCAAGCAGCTCTACAGTCAGGCCTGGGCTCGTAGTGACGAGGCGATGCTCAAAGAAGAGACCCGCCTGCAAAAGCAGATCCTGGGACGTCCCAATCAGTGGCGAGCCACCCTAAACAGCCTGTTTCGCTGGCGTTTGCCGTTCGGGCCGCGCCGCAATCCGCTCTGA
- a CDS encoding alanine:cation symporter family protein — protein sequence MNEIVNAINGVIWSPALIYLCLGVGLYFSLRTRFLQLRHIKEMVRLMFDGKSTDAGVSSFQALAMTLAGRVGTGNIAGVATAITFGGPGALFWMWMVAFLGASSAFVESTLGQVYKEKINGEYRGGPAFYIEKGLGMKWYAWTFAIATIFACGVLLPGVQANSIGSSLQTAFNIDPNVTAAGLALLLGFIIFGGVKRIASFASTVVPFMALGYIIVACVIIALNISALPGVILLIWKSAFGMDAGFGAILGLAIMWGVKRGVYSNEAGQGTGPHASSAAAVSHPAKQGLVQAFSVYIDTLFVCSATGFMLLITGLYNVQGPDGAALYTGIAGIAAGPGYVQTAMESMMPGFGSIFVAIALFFFAFTTIVAYYYIAETNIAYINRKINRPWLTFLLKIALMAATVYGTVKTADLAWGMGDIGVGLMAWLNIVAILLLQKTAFVCLKDYEAQQAQGIDPVFHPEKLGIKNADYWVGKRSEENLELEKSGHPFEPDQNRKIS from the coding sequence ATGAATGAAATCGTCAATGCCATCAATGGAGTAATCTGGAGCCCTGCGCTCATCTACCTGTGTCTGGGGGTCGGTCTTTACTTCTCCCTGCGCACCCGTTTTTTGCAACTGCGTCATATCAAAGAGATGGTTCGCCTGATGTTTGATGGCAAGAGCACCGATGCCGGTGTCTCCTCCTTCCAGGCGCTGGCCATGACCCTGGCCGGTCGTGTGGGCACCGGTAACATCGCGGGTGTGGCCACCGCCATCACCTTCGGTGGCCCGGGCGCCCTGTTCTGGATGTGGATGGTGGCCTTCCTCGGTGCCAGCTCCGCCTTCGTGGAGTCCACCCTGGGTCAGGTTTACAAAGAGAAGATCAACGGTGAATACCGCGGCGGCCCGGCCTTCTACATCGAAAAAGGGCTTGGCATGAAGTGGTATGCCTGGACGTTTGCCATCGCCACCATCTTCGCCTGCGGCGTGCTGCTGCCGGGCGTGCAGGCCAACTCCATCGGCTCCAGCCTGCAGACCGCCTTTAATATCGATCCGAACGTCACCGCCGCCGGTCTGGCGCTGCTGCTCGGCTTTATCATCTTCGGCGGCGTCAAGCGTATCGCCAGCTTCGCCAGTACCGTGGTGCCCTTTATGGCGCTCGGCTACATCATCGTGGCTTGCGTCATCATCGCCCTCAACATCTCTGCCCTGCCGGGCGTGATCCTGCTGATCTGGAAGAGCGCCTTCGGTATGGATGCCGGTTTCGGTGCCATTCTGGGTCTGGCCATCATGTGGGGTGTCAAGCGCGGGGTCTACTCCAACGAAGCGGGTCAGGGTACCGGGCCGCACGCCTCTTCTGCTGCGGCAGTGAGCCACCCGGCCAAGCAGGGTCTGGTGCAGGCGTTTTCCGTCTACATTGACACCCTGTTTGTCTGCTCCGCCACCGGCTTTATGCTGCTGATCACCGGTCTCTATAACGTACAAGGGCCGGACGGCGCCGCCCTCTACACCGGTATTGCCGGCATCGCTGCGGGCCCGGGCTATGTGCAGACTGCCATGGAGAGCATGATGCCCGGCTTTGGCAGCATTTTCGTGGCTATCGCGCTGTTCTTCTTCGCGTTCACCACCATCGTTGCCTACTACTACATCGCCGAGACCAACATCGCCTACATCAACCGCAAGATAAATCGTCCCTGGCTCACTTTCTTGCTGAAGATTGCGCTGATGGCCGCCACTGTCTACGGCACCGTCAAGACGGCGGATCTGGCGTGGGGCATGGGTGATATCGGGGTCGGCCTGATGGCCTGGCTTAACATCGTCGCCATCCTGCTGCTGCAAAAGACTGCCTTCGTCTGCCTGAAGGATTACGAGGCGCAACAGGCACAAGGTATTGACCCTGTATTCCACCCGGAGAAGCTCGGCATCAAGAACGCCGATTACTGGGTGGGCAAGCGCTCCGAAGAGAATCTGGAACTGGAGAAATCCGGTCACCCGTTCGAACCGGATCAGAATCGCAAGATCTCCTGA
- a CDS encoding GNAT family N-acetyltransferase, translating to MKDTSDILTFRAPEANDGSAIAHLFTQLGYPTEGRDVTARLLVPDPASSVLLASLADKVVGVLVWHRLAPLHVAPAWGLISALVVDEGARGAGVGAALLKRAKEMARAAGCAQLELSSSLKRELAHRFYLAQAYQERPKRFVKLL from the coding sequence ATGAAAGATACCTCTGACATATTGACGTTCCGTGCCCCTGAGGCCAACGACGGGAGCGCCATCGCCCACCTGTTCACCCAATTGGGGTATCCTACCGAAGGGCGTGATGTGACGGCGCGCCTGTTGGTGCCGGATCCCGCCAGCTCGGTGCTGCTTGCCTCCCTGGCTGACAAGGTGGTCGGCGTACTGGTGTGGCACAGGCTGGCACCGCTGCATGTTGCACCAGCATGGGGCTTGATCTCGGCGCTGGTTGTCGATGAAGGGGCAAGAGGGGCGGGAGTGGGCGCGGCCTTGCTCAAGCGAGCCAAAGAGATGGCGCGGGCCGCAGGTTGTGCCCAGCTGGAGCTCTCCAGCAGCCTCAAGCGCGAGCTGGCCCACCGCTTCTATCTGGCGCAGGCGTATCAGGAGCGGCCGAAACGGTTCGTCAAACTGCTGTGA